The Herpetosiphonaceae bacterium genome contains the following window.
CTCTAGCGGCGACTCCTGCGGTAGGCGCTGGAGCAGTTTGGCGGTGAAATCGGGCGGCGGCAGCGCTAGCTCGATCGTGGTTTGGGACAGGGCACGCCCCATCGGATCGGCCATGTCGTCGCGGCAGGCTGGACAATGCGCCAGATGCTCGGTGAGCGCGCGCTGCTCCTCTGGCTGAAGCTGCGGCTCACGGGCGATCAGCGCGTGCGCGTTTCGACAGTCCACGGCAAAGCTCCTTCTGCGTCGAGCAGCTCTTCAAGCTGGCGCCGCGCACGGAACAACCGTGTTTTCACCGTCGCTTCGGTCAATCCCGTGATCTGCTCGATCTCCTCGTAGGAAAGATCGTGGTAGTAGCGCAGCACCGTGATCGACCGGTAGGTATCGGGAAGCTGGTTGATCGCGCGGGCAACGGCTTCGCGCTGCTCACGATTGATTACACTGCGCTCCGGGCCGGGGGCTTCACTCGGCAGCGCGAACGCAACTTCATCGAGATCCACCAGCGTGGCACGCCGTCGGCGCAGTACATCGATACAATAATTGGAGGCGATGGAGAGCAGCCAGGTTGAAAACTTACGCTTACGATCGTAGGTTGCCAGCTTGATGTAGGCCCGCAGAAAGATCTCCTGGGCGGCATCCTCGGCCTCCGGCCCGTTGCGTAGCATCCGATACGCAATGTTGTACACCGGCGCTTTGTATGCATCTACCAGATGTGCAAACGCCTCGTGGCTGCCCAGCAATGCCGCGTCGATCCAGCGCAATTCGTCGGTCTGCGGCTCCATCGGTGCTCCTTATTCTGTAGTGTACGTTGTTGGCTGCGAGAAGTTTCAGCCGATTTTACCACGGCTCTGTTTGTGCCTGTTCTGCGGCTGCGTGGTCCCAGGAGTTAAGCGATCTTTAAATCATTTTTAACACATTATGTATTGACATTGTGGAATACCAATTGCTATACTACCAACACTGTTTTTCTCGGCGTCGTCTGCCACAGGCCCTTCGCAGTGTGGAGGGCCGTTTCTGTCTCTTCTGGAATCGACGCCACGCGCGCAAAGGAGCTACCTATGACCATCCGCGCGATTTTATTCGATCTTGACAATACGCTGTATCCAGCATCCTCAGGGGTGATGCAGAGCATTGACCGCCGCATCGGCGAGTATGTGCAGCAGCGGCTTGGCCTGCCTGAAGATGAAGCGTCGAGGCTGCGCCATCACTTTTATACCACCTACGGCACGACGCTGCGCGGCTTGCAGCAGTACTATGCCGACGTGGAGACGGAGGAGTACCTCAGATTTGTCCACGACATCGAAGTCGACAGGTTGCTGCGGTTCGATGCCGAGCTAGATCTGGCACTGGCGCGGCTGCCGCTGCCCAAGGTGATCTTTACCAACTCGCCGCGCGAACATGCCGAGCGTGTGCTTGGCGCGATGCGCCTGGCACATCATTTCGAGCGCATCTTCGATCTGCGCTACTTCAATTTCGTCGCCAAGCCCGATCCGGCGTGCTACCAGCATGTTTTGGATGAGATGGGTCTTGCGGGTCATGAGGCGGTGCTGCTCGAAGATACGCCGCATAATCTGGCTCCGGCCAAAGCGCTGGGCATGACTACAATCCTGATCGTCGATGCGCCGTGCCCGTGTGATGCCGCCGATTATCAGGTCCAAAATGTGATGGCTGCGCTCTCGATCGCTCAATCCCTGGCCGAGCCACGCCTGTCGCTGCTGCCCCAGGCCGTACCAGCGCCGAAGCAGCGGGTGCGGCTGCGACGTTCCGCCTGATCGCTTCCAATCTCGGTCGCTTCATTCCACGCCGAGTTTCGAGTTCCAGGTTGAAGATTTTGCTTTATGCTTCGTTCGTTCGCTTGGTTCCTGGCTCCTGGTTCTTCGCCCCTTTGGTCTTTGTTCTTTCGTCCTGAGCCATGCAGCCCGAAGATCGTGTCCTGTTAAAATCGTAGGTGCGCATAATCGAGCATAAAGAACGGCGGGCGGCTAAACGCGCCTGGCGCGAGATTGCTGATGCCGATCACGTTGCGCCCAGGACGCAAAAGCACCGCGTCGAAGCGCCAGGTGTAGGTTGCCCAGGTTCCTGTGTCGAGCGGCAAATCGTCGTCGGGCAGCGGGTTGGGACCGTTAAAAATCTCTGTGTTGTTGACGCTTATGCGAATCGGCGTTTTGGCCGCGCCCTCGGAGTCCATACCCTCGATACTGAGCTCGGCCATGCCACCCGGCTGCACGGTCAGCTCGAAGATGGCTTGCATAGTGTTGTACTGCGTGCTGCTGCCATAGATCCACGTCGCCGTTCGGCCCCCGTACACGCTGTTGCCGCTGGCACGTCGATAGCCGCCCTGCCAGGCGGTATCTTCGAGCAGCAGCGGCGCGGCCGCGTCTCCGCCTGCTGCGGGTGGGCTGGATGCGGGTGGACTTGCCGGAGGCACGTCGCCGCCGACCGGAACAAAGGTTGGCGTCGGCACCTTGGGCGTCGGCGCTGCCGCGACGGCGCTGGGAGCGCTCGTCGGTCGTCGCTCAGCGGTCGGCACCGCCACGCGCTCATCCGCCAGCGAGCACGCGACGAGGCCAAGCAGCACGAGGCCAGCGCTTGCATATCTCCTAAGCCGTTGTGTGTTCATGCTGCCAGGCTACTGCAACCTGCGGGCCACCTGTTCTGCTGTCCACGGACGTCGACGGCTGCTTAAACGTCACAGCGCCGCTCCAATCAAGAGCGACGCTGTGTGCGTGGCTGGGGTACAGGGATTCGAACCCCAACTACCTGATCCAGAGTCAGGCGTCCTACCATTAGACGATACCCCAATAGATGATCAAAAAGGCCGTACCCCCGATTCTGTTCGTGTCCGTCATCTCTCTCTCCTGCGGTGCAGGAGGCGGCTTGTGGTCTGTTGAGCGTTACTCAACCTCGCCCGCGCCGCGGCGATGTGAGCCTGCGAGGTGGTCGTCGCGCGATCATGCGCTGGGCATGACCGCTGCCACCAATAAGCCGGCCCCACACACCTTGCTCTCCCTGGGCCAGCGCTGTCGCCTAGCCGCCGCCGTTGCCGACGACGCTGGTGGTCGCTTAAGCCACCGGTTTCAGCCCTCACCTGTGCTCCGGAGCGATGCCCGGAGCCATCGGCGGGTGTGTTTGCTGTTGCCGCCTTGCGTCAGCCGCCAGTTACTCGGCGGCTGCCCCTGCTTGCTGTTTCGCAGGGTGGCTTGCTCTTGAATCAAGAGCGGAGAGTCGGGAAGTTCCTCTAGCAATATATGCCAGCGACGGAACGCCTTTTTGATTTGTTAATGGAGCGGGAGACGGGATTCGAACCCGCGACCTTCTCCTTGGCAAGGAGATGCTCTACCAACTGAGCCACTCCCGCAAACGAAAAGGTATTAGAGCAAGCGCTAATACCTTCGTTTGGTGACCCCAGCGGGATTCGAACCCGCGATCTTCACCTTGAGAGGGTGACGTCCTAGGCCGCTAGACGATGGGGCCGTATGTTGATGTCCGCTCACAGCGATGTGCCCGGTCCGCAAACAACGCCCCCGACGTTGTCAGGGGTTTGCTTAGCGCTCACGTAGTGTACCTTAAGTCCGTCAAGAATGCAAATCTTTTTGCCGTGAATTTCCGCAGGCCTGTGGCTGCAACTCTCGCGTCGGCTGGCTCGTCTAAGCGAAATCATACCGCGATCGTGACAGGCATGACGTGCCGCTATTCGTACAAGGAGCAGCTATGGGGACCGAGTTCGTCGAATCGCATACCGCGCAGGAGCAGCGTTCAGGATTTTCGTCGGCGGGCATGACCACGCAGCGTTTCTCGACGGCAGGGCAGGAGCAGGCGGCGCTGGCGACGCAGCGACGCAATAACGCTGTTGCGCTGATATTGCTGTTTGTCGGTCTGCTGATGCTGCTGGGCCGCATCGCCTCAGGGATCGCTAGTCCGCCAATGCCGCCGATGCCGCCGATGCCGCCGATGCCGCCGATGCCGGGCAGCGCCGTAGCGGGGACCTTCACGGCGAGTATGGTGCTGCTGACGATCGCGAGTTGCATTCTGTTCTTCGCGTTCTGGCGGCGGCTGTACGGGCTGCTGATCCCCGGCGCGCTTCTGGTTGGGCTGGGCATGGGCTTAACGTTCGTGCCGCTTGCGGGCGCTACGGCGATCCTCTGGGGCCTTGCGGTGGGCTTTGTCGGGATCTTCGTGGTTGGGCAGCGGCTCTTTAACGTCCGTAGTCCCTGGCCGATCTTCCCGGCGGTGCCGCTCTTTGGCGCGGGGCTGATCGTGGCGATCGTGCAGGGGGCGCGTCTCTTTGCCGTCGCCAATAGCCTGATCTGGCTGCCGCTGATCTTGATCGGCGCGGGGCTGTACCTGGGCTGGGGCCGCAGAGCCTCCGCCTGATTCGGCTGGCCGGGCCTCAAGGGCCGCAATACGACAACGGGACTGGAGCGTATCCAGTCCCGTCTGCTATGCTCTCAGCTTTGTTGTCAGGCGGTGGGCGGCTGCATTGCCTGACCGTTGCCACCGGCGACCTGCAACATGCGCAGCGGCACGGTCTTCAGGTGTCGCCCATCGATCACGATATGGAACTCGTACGCGCCAGGACGCTGGAACTGAAGGCCCATCATGTTGACGGGGATCAGCACCGAGCTGGGGCCGCCCGGATCGTCGGGGTCGGGGCCGACGCCGAACTCCGCGCTGATCGCCGGATCGAGCACCGGATTACCGCGCTCGTCCCAAAGATCGATCTGGATCTGATGAGGCCGGTTGCACTCGCTGGCGAGTAATTGCACCTTGATCACCAGCGTCATCGAGGGATGGGTTGTCGGAAACTGCTGGGCGTGAATACGGTCGACGCTGCCGCCAAGCACATAAAGCTTCCCATCGGGCGGAACCTGTGCTGCATCGGCGAGGAAAGCGAATTCAATTTCCATAGGGTAGCTTTAATGCCTTTATTGGTGGAGAGGTGCGTGGTGGGCCCCCTGGGACTCGAACCCAGAACCGGCTGATTAAGAGTCAGATGCTCTGCCAATTGAGCTAGAGGCCCACGCCGTTTGCGTCGAGGATTATACCAGAGGCTTGTGAAAGATGCAAACAATCATCGCGGCGATTGGGCGGTGGTTGCTGGCACATGCCTTGCCCAGCCGGACCGCGTAGCGCGCGAGCCATAACTGACAGGCGTTACGCGGTGAGCATTCCGGACCTGCGGCAGAGCGGTACACCGTCTTTTTGGGGTCTGGTTTGGTGCTGCAAGCGCGAAACCAGACCCATTAAGAGGAAGAAAGGAGCAGGCAGCGATGTCCGAAGACGAGAATCAGCAGCTTCAGCCGCCGCAGCATCAGGAGCGTCAGCCCGGCATTGAGTCGGAGATGACGCCGCGCCCGGAGGCAGAGGATGCGTCGTACCGGGGCAGCGGCAAGCTGAGCGGTAAAGTGGCGTTAATTACGGGCGGCGACAGCGGCATCGGGCGGGCGGTGGCGATCGTGTTTGCCAAGGAAGGAGCGGACGTAGCGATCGTCTATCTTGACGAGCATCAAGACGCCGAGGAAACCCGGCGGCAGGTCGAGCAGGAGGGCCGTCGCTGCCTGACGATCGCGGGTGATGTCGGAGACGAGCAGTTTTGCCGTCAGTCGGTGCGGCAGACCGTCGATCAGCTTGGCCGCCTCGATATTCTGGTCAACAACGCCGCCGAGCAGCATCCGCAGGAGAGCAT
Protein-coding sequences here:
- a CDS encoding sigma-70 family RNA polymerase sigma factor; this encodes MEPQTDELRWIDAALLGSHEAFAHLVDAYKAPVYNIAYRMLRNGPEAEDAAQEIFLRAYIKLATYDRKRKFSTWLLSIASNYCIDVLRRRRATLVDLDEVAFALPSEAPGPERSVINREQREAVARAINQLPDTYRSITVLRYYHDLSYEEIEQITGLTEATVKTRLFRARRQLEELLDAEGALPWTVETRTR
- a CDS encoding pyrimidine 5'-nucleotidase; the encoded protein is MTIRAILFDLDNTLYPASSGVMQSIDRRIGEYVQQRLGLPEDEASRLRHHFYTTYGTTLRGLQQYYADVETEEYLRFVHDIEVDRLLRFDAELDLALARLPLPKVIFTNSPREHAERVLGAMRLAHHFERIFDLRYFNFVAKPDPACYQHVLDEMGLAGHEAVLLEDTPHNLAPAKALGMTTILIVDAPCPCDAADYQVQNVMAALSIAQSLAEPRLSLLPQAVPAPKQRVRLRRSA